From a region of the Salinispira pacifica genome:
- a CDS encoding response regulator — MNQPDGLYRQMFHQCSEAMLYISFPGGKIADMNEACRDLLSKYAGSRFAEADHIGLLEELGFPGLAALEQGNDGRRFRFQLSVPEKSDTDSPEYPGKNHSLEKNHSLKRTEIELFAAPVEFSGEHGVFCTLIPRHNAADITGRLTQHIHSYSPGLGDPGQLLFNGLEYCAELLQAESAAGVFTETSGSLPGKTLIWPPDSMDNLRSDLLNILDTADLSPAPKSRDLNLIYDRQRGQNVLTVYIPGNGVTLGCMVFFLNEQIMPGKSGTKEPPKQIPEEIPTHIPDEWSDDIRLVSFTMGRILERMETLSHLDTLIDTAGILRSESSMGILVLDHEGKILESNRRVRRILSMEKEALEGRDFEALKASWNMQLPRVEEVDLPVSYDVPGPEGISAQIISHQVELCSVCSFEDSVGERMVFIMDVSGIRNLEEQYLKAASEAESAEHLKKTFISSISHEMRTPLNGINGMSQLLEDSSLDSEQENIVKTLRMAVGAMNRLVQDLLDLSRLETGAVRISNDFHLPGKAAAEELEQLKSAARAKGLKLQMHNKIQNLQYYGDETHIRQIIRNLLSNAVKFTREGFVRLTCFRDRDALYFQVDDSGPGLDTIQQETIFKTFLQLDSQTNSFRTGLGLGLPVARRLALLMEGRILVESAPGKGSRFTLQLPARPNVLKELSGSKPGEGPAEGPATGTGPDERTDQGRNEKRVPLRFQGLGAVVAEDDPINRKTIVRFLKMQGCEVHPAANGTEAEYLIRRHAPDIAVLDVSMPGITGIELTRKIRSGEIGSRPDLPVLGVTGHALPEDIDSFLEAGMNDVLPKPFVTQHLYAKMESLLKS; from the coding sequence ATGAATCAACCCGACGGATTGTACCGGCAGATGTTCCATCAATGCTCCGAGGCCATGCTCTATATTTCATTCCCCGGCGGGAAAATCGCGGATATGAATGAGGCCTGCAGGGATCTTCTCTCCAAATATGCAGGAAGCCGGTTTGCGGAAGCCGATCACATCGGCCTTCTGGAAGAGCTGGGATTCCCGGGGTTGGCTGCCCTTGAACAGGGTAATGACGGAAGACGCTTCCGGTTCCAGCTTTCCGTGCCCGAGAAATCCGATACCGACTCCCCGGAATACCCGGGAAAGAACCACAGTCTGGAAAAGAACCACAGTCTGAAGAGGACCGAAATTGAGCTGTTCGCAGCCCCCGTGGAGTTTTCCGGCGAACATGGCGTTTTCTGTACCCTCATTCCCCGGCACAATGCCGCAGATATTACCGGCAGGCTGACACAACATATACACTCCTATTCCCCCGGACTGGGAGATCCCGGTCAGCTGCTGTTCAACGGTCTGGAGTACTGCGCAGAATTGCTTCAAGCCGAATCAGCCGCAGGGGTGTTCACCGAAACCTCCGGCTCCCTTCCGGGGAAGACGCTCATCTGGCCCCCGGATTCCATGGATAACCTGCGCTCAGACCTGCTCAATATTCTGGATACTGCCGATCTCAGCCCAGCTCCTAAATCCCGGGACCTGAATCTGATATATGACCGGCAGCGTGGGCAAAACGTTCTTACCGTGTATATTCCCGGCAACGGTGTCACCCTGGGCTGTATGGTGTTTTTTCTGAACGAACAGATTATGCCGGGGAAGAGCGGCACCAAAGAGCCGCCAAAACAAATACCTGAGGAAATACCAACACACATACCAGATGAGTGGTCTGACGATATCCGTCTTGTCAGCTTCACCATGGGCAGAATTCTGGAGAGGATGGAAACCCTCAGCCACCTTGACACCCTGATCGATACCGCCGGGATTCTACGCTCGGAGTCCAGCATGGGGATACTGGTGCTTGATCATGAAGGAAAAATTCTTGAATCAAACCGGCGGGTACGCCGGATTCTCTCCATGGAGAAAGAAGCGCTTGAGGGGCGGGATTTTGAGGCACTCAAAGCGTCCTGGAACATGCAGCTGCCCAGGGTTGAAGAAGTGGATCTTCCTGTGAGCTACGATGTGCCGGGACCTGAAGGAATCAGCGCTCAGATCATTTCCCATCAGGTGGAACTGTGCAGTGTATGCAGTTTTGAAGACAGTGTGGGTGAACGAATGGTATTCATTATGGATGTCAGCGGGATAAGGAATCTGGAGGAACAATATCTGAAGGCTGCCTCCGAGGCTGAATCCGCCGAGCATCTGAAGAAGACCTTTATTTCCAGCATATCCCATGAAATGCGCACCCCGTTGAACGGGATAAACGGAATGTCTCAGCTGCTTGAAGACAGCTCATTGGATTCAGAGCAGGAAAATATTGTCAAAACCCTGCGGATGGCCGTGGGAGCCATGAACCGTCTGGTACAGGATCTGCTGGATCTGAGCCGTCTGGAAACAGGGGCGGTACGAATATCCAATGACTTCCACCTTCCCGGAAAAGCCGCTGCCGAAGAGCTTGAGCAGCTCAAAAGTGCAGCCCGGGCAAAGGGATTGAAGCTTCAGATGCATAACAAGATTCAGAATCTTCAGTACTACGGAGATGAGACGCATATCCGCCAGATAATCCGCAATCTGCTCTCCAATGCGGTCAAATTTACCCGGGAAGGATTTGTGCGGCTCACATGCTTTCGCGACCGGGATGCCCTGTATTTCCAGGTGGATGACAGCGGTCCGGGGCTGGATACCATTCAGCAGGAAACGATATTCAAAACTTTTCTCCAGCTGGACAGTCAGACCAACAGTTTCCGTACAGGTCTTGGTCTTGGCCTGCCGGTGGCCCGCAGGCTGGCGCTTCTCATGGAAGGCCGGATCCTGGTGGAAAGCGCACCGGGGAAGGGCAGCAGATTCACCCTCCAGCTTCCCGCCCGGCCCAATGTATTGAAGGAGCTGAGCGGTTCCAAGCCGGGTGAGGGGCCGGCTGAGGGGCCGGCGACCGGTACGGGTCCGGATGAGAGGACGGATCAGGGGCGGAATGAGAAGCGGGTGCCCCTTCGGTTTCAGGGACTGGGGGCGGTGGTTGCCGAAGATGATCCCATCAACCGGAAAACCATTGTCCGATTCCTGAAAATGCAGGGCTGTGAGGTGCATCCGGCGGCGAACGGCACTGAAGCCGAGTATTTAATCCGTCGTCATGCCCCGGATATCGCCGTCCTGGATGTGAGCATGCCGGGAATCACCGGCATCGAGCTTACCAGAAAGATTCGCTCCGGTGAGATCGGCAGCCGTCCGGATCTTCCTGTTCTTGGAGTGACCGGCCACGCCCTGCCGGAAGATATCGACTCCTTTCTGGAAGCGGGCATGAATGATGTTCTTCCCAAGCCCTTTGTGACCCAGCATCTCTATGCAAAAATGGAATCGCTTTTGAAGTCATGA
- a CDS encoding response regulator produces MRALIVEDDIPSRMFIQKIIEPYFSVHTAEDGVQAMDAFKNAFQEDDPYSIIFLDIMMPNMDGQEVLKKIRIYESEHGIGGLQGVKIIMTTALKDSGNIMKAFNAQCEAYLPKPIEKEDVLKTVRDFGLIPSLS; encoded by the coding sequence ATGAGAGCCTTGATAGTTGAAGACGATATTCCCAGCAGGATGTTCATTCAAAAGATTATTGAGCCGTATTTTTCCGTACATACTGCGGAAGACGGTGTGCAGGCAATGGATGCGTTTAAAAATGCATTCCAGGAGGACGATCCTTACAGTATTATTTTTCTGGATATTATGATGCCCAACATGGACGGTCAGGAAGTGTTGAAAAAGATCCGCATATACGAATCGGAACACGGCATTGGAGGTCTCCAGGGGGTGAAAATCATTATGACCACCGCATTGAAAGACAGCGGAAATATCATGAAAGCATTCAACGCCCAGTGCGAAGCATATCTTCCCAAGCCCATCGAAAAAGAGGATGTACTGAAGACCGTCCGGGATTTCGGCCTCATCCCCAGCCTTTCCTGA
- a CDS encoding dihydrolipoamide acetyltransferase family protein — MAEKLFMIALSPTMEEGTILKWNKSVGDTIDTGDVVCEVETDKASMDYESTQEGKLLKIIKNEGEGARVGETIGILGEEGEDIEDILKEVEQEGKAASSDSGESKEEASDQSGSQSSTQSGGQSGDQSGQSPAPSGSSAATSGGAAPSAPAGQAAGGQPSHTASGKIKASPLALKLAAQKGIDINTVAGSGPGGRIIKRDIENYKGPAPSAAAGAAAAPAASSFAPVQNAGEDREIPVAGKRAAIAKKVANTKFSAPHFYIKNSVAMDNLIAARGMLNKEAPQKVSFNAFIMKFAAEALKRHPGVNASWQGDKILQYGSIDIALAVDLGNGLMMPVVRNVGNKGVVQIDAELKELIQKVKDGTLKPEEYTGATFSISNLGSFGVDEFTAILNDPGAAILALGKVNKVPVFDEQGNVKPESQMKMTLSCDHRVIDGSMGGRFLTEMQRMMENPVRVLF; from the coding sequence ATGGAAGAAGGGACAATTCTCAAATGGAACAAAAGCGTGGGCGACACCATCGACACCGGTGATGTGGTCTGCGAAGTGGAAACCGACAAGGCAAGTATGGACTACGAGTCCACACAGGAAGGAAAGCTCCTTAAGATCATCAAGAATGAGGGTGAAGGGGCCCGGGTGGGTGAAACCATCGGAATTCTCGGTGAAGAAGGGGAGGATATTGAAGATATTCTCAAAGAGGTTGAGCAGGAAGGCAAGGCTGCTTCTTCAGACAGCGGTGAATCCAAAGAGGAAGCCTCCGATCAGTCCGGCAGCCAAAGCAGCACACAGAGCGGCGGCCAAAGCGGCGATCAGTCGGGACAGAGTCCGGCCCCCTCTGGTTCTTCTGCGGCAACTTCCGGCGGCGCAGCGCCTTCCGCCCCCGCGGGCCAGGCAGCCGGCGGTCAGCCCAGCCACACCGCAAGCGGAAAAATCAAGGCAAGTCCCCTTGCCCTGAAACTTGCAGCCCAGAAAGGCATCGACATTAACACCGTTGCAGGCAGCGGTCCCGGCGGACGGATTATTAAACGGGATATTGAGAATTACAAAGGTCCTGCACCCTCAGCCGCTGCAGGCGCAGCAGCAGCCCCCGCAGCATCCAGTTTTGCGCCGGTGCAGAATGCCGGGGAAGACCGGGAAATTCCGGTTGCAGGCAAGCGGGCGGCAATTGCCAAAAAGGTGGCGAACACCAAGTTCAGCGCTCCCCATTTTTACATCAAGAACTCTGTGGCCATGGACAATCTCATTGCCGCCAGAGGCATGCTGAACAAAGAGGCTCCCCAGAAGGTGAGCTTCAACGCCTTTATTATGAAGTTCGCCGCAGAAGCGCTGAAACGTCACCCCGGGGTGAACGCAAGCTGGCAGGGCGACAAGATTCTCCAGTACGGCAGCATCGATATTGCCTTGGCGGTTGATCTGGGCAACGGTTTGATGATGCCCGTGGTGCGGAACGTGGGCAACAAGGGCGTGGTACAGATCGATGCGGAACTGAAAGAGCTTATTCAGAAGGTGAAGGACGGTACGCTCAAGCCCGAAGAATATACCGGTGCCACATTCAGCATCTCCAACCTGGGCTCATTCGGAGTGGATGAGTTCACCGCCATTCTCAACGATCCCGGTGCGGCAATTCTCGCCCTGGGCAAGGTGAACAAGGTGCCCGTATTCGACGAACAGGGCAACGTGAAGCCCGAGTCCCAGATGAAAATGACGCTCAGCTGCGATCACCGGGTAATAGACGGTTCCATGGGGGGACGCTTCCTCACGGAAATGCAGAGAATGATGGAAAACCCCGTGCGGGTGCTCTTCTAA
- the lpdA gene encoding dihydrolipoyl dehydrogenase, with protein sequence MVDKSYDLAVIGAGPGGYVAAIRASQLGLKAAVIEKDKAGGVCGNWGCIPSKALINQAGMFNEVSHLEKMGLKVDASGFDYSKVHAVSRKAATKSGKGVEYLLKKNKIDLISGTAELTSGKEVKVSGGKDGDITVEAKHVLIATGSRSREIPGFEFDEEQVLSSTGILSLKELPKSLVILGAGAIGMEFAYVMGCFGVDVTIVEMMDRLLPLEDAEVSKVMEGEFKKLGIKFHTGVKAGDLKKTKSGISISMETRDGKKESLKAEKILVAVGRAPNSENLGLDNLGIRTEKGFIKVNDYYQTDISGVYAIGDVISSPLLAHVASKEGEIAVEHMAGHAGSEARIDPDEIPGAVYTEPGVGSFGPTEEQAKERGLNYASYSFPYSGIGKANAIEKGSGVVKIIYDKDSHEILGGHVVGYSATELVHEILLAKKSELLPEDVATMIHAHPTISEGIMEAARGVEGWAIHI encoded by the coding sequence ATGGTAGATAAAAGCTACGATCTTGCGGTTATCGGCGCCGGCCCCGGAGGCTATGTTGCAGCCATCCGGGCAAGCCAGCTGGGGCTGAAAGCTGCGGTTATTGAAAAAGACAAGGCAGGAGGAGTCTGCGGAAACTGGGGCTGTATTCCCTCCAAGGCTCTCATTAATCAGGCGGGAATGTTCAACGAAGTATCACATCTGGAAAAGATGGGACTCAAGGTTGATGCATCGGGTTTTGATTACTCCAAGGTTCATGCGGTGAGCCGGAAGGCCGCAACCAAGAGCGGCAAGGGCGTGGAATATCTTCTGAAGAAGAACAAAATCGACCTGATCTCCGGAACCGCCGAGCTGACTTCCGGGAAAGAGGTGAAGGTAAGCGGCGGTAAAGACGGTGATATTACCGTTGAAGCCAAGCATGTGCTGATCGCCACCGGATCCCGCTCCCGGGAAATTCCCGGTTTTGAATTTGATGAAGAACAGGTGCTCAGCTCCACCGGCATTCTCAGCCTGAAGGAACTTCCCAAGAGCCTGGTGATTCTGGGTGCCGGCGCCATCGGCATGGAGTTCGCCTATGTGATGGGCTGCTTCGGGGTGGATGTGACCATCGTCGAGATGATGGACCGGCTGCTCCCTCTGGAAGATGCGGAGGTGAGCAAGGTGATGGAAGGAGAGTTCAAGAAGCTGGGCATCAAGTTCCACACCGGCGTCAAAGCAGGCGATCTGAAGAAAACCAAGAGCGGTATCAGCATTTCCATGGAAACCAGGGACGGTAAAAAAGAGAGTCTGAAAGCCGAGAAAATCCTTGTGGCCGTAGGCCGGGCTCCCAACTCGGAAAATCTTGGACTGGATAATCTGGGGATCCGCACAGAAAAGGGCTTTATTAAGGTCAATGATTATTATCAGACTGATATTTCCGGAGTATACGCCATCGGCGATGTGATCTCCTCACCTCTGCTGGCCCATGTGGCAAGCAAAGAAGGGGAAATCGCCGTAGAGCACATGGCCGGCCATGCAGGATCTGAGGCGCGAATCGACCCCGATGAAATTCCCGGTGCGGTGTACACAGAACCCGGCGTGGGATCCTTCGGTCCCACCGAAGAGCAGGCCAAGGAGCGGGGGCTCAATTACGCCTCATACAGCTTCCCCTACAGCGGCATCGGCAAAGCCAACGCCATAGAGAAGGGAAGCGGCGTGGTGAAAATTATCTACGATAAAGACAGCCACGAGATTCTGGGCGGTCATGTGGTGGGATACAGCGCCACCGAGCTGGTGCACGAAATTCTTCTGGCCAAGAAAAGCGAGCTGCTGCCCGAAGATGTGGCCACCATGATTCACGCCCATCCCACAATCAGCGAAGGAATTATGGAAGCCGCCCGGGGCGTCGAAGGCTGGGCGATCCACATTTAG